The Lathyrus oleraceus cultivar Zhongwan6 chromosome 5, CAAS_Psat_ZW6_1.0, whole genome shotgun sequence genome includes the window GGAACAATCTCTCCAAACGAGTACAAGTATCAATAGAATTCACTGGTAATAtggtgaaccatgtgaaggcatTCCTCGTAAGGGAACTTGGGAAATATTTTATCCTAAGATTCTCATTATTTGCAATTTCCCATGCCTCTATTAGGTATCTGGCCATATGTTCTATAGTGGATTCACTAGTGTCCCCAGAGAATTGagtgaacttagggactttccatcTAGCGGATGATTCTGATTGCAGAACATACTCAGATAAAGGTGATGTGTAATTTGGCCTATGAAGGCCAACATCTACCCCATTTCTCATCATGATTCTTTCGACCATGGTTTCTAGATTATTATTTGCTGCCATATCATCACGTCGAATTTGTTGTACGACTTCATCAGCATTTTGGTGCCTATTTACCATTACTACCCTTGGTTCTCTTTCCCTTGGGATTTGTTTCTCAGCCTTAGGGGGTTCGACTCTCAGGGCTTCGACCCTGGGTGGTTCTACTCATATTCCCTGATTCACCATATTTGCTTGTGGTGCATTTCGTGGGACTTGGTTAATGGTAAAGTCATCCTCGATGGCTAACCCTTGATTTTCTCTTATCCATTCCCTTTGAGGGTGTCGAGGAGGTTGTGGCACACCAAAGAAATCTGCAATACGCGTCATTTGCACTGCCATTTGTTGGTTTGATTGGGTAGTATTTTGGATAAAAGGGTTACATTTTGTACCCATTGTTTGGCCAGCATCTGGACCATTTTATGGTTACTTTCATCCATTTGCTGCCTCAACATCGCAGCAAAACTATTGGTCAAATTGGATATCTGGGTATGAAGACCTACCCTAAAGCTTGGCTTCGACCCAAATTGTTAACACCAGACCCAGACCCCTATAATGACGAAGATGCATTCACCAATGGGTATGCACATGTTGATGTTGAATTATGTAAATTTGCCATCATCGAAGTTGGCATGGCAAATGGTTGTTCGCGACTATTTAAAGGCATCGAAAAATCAGTCACACAGGGCCTAAAAAATTGATTTTCCCTTGGAGGGGGGATCACTGGTGGACCCTGCATTCCTAAGAGATTTACTGGTGGGCCTTGTGGCTGCACATACGACAAAATAGGCCCACTTTGGGCCATAGATTGCACAAGCATTGAATTCGTCGTGGATGGTACAAGTTCCGCAGCAGATGCTGCGACTGTAGTTCCCCCTGGGACAGATGCAGGGGTGGTTCTCCATTACTATTTGGAGGATTTTGGTTATTTGGTGGATTCACCATTCTCCCCCTGTATCTTCTCCTTGGTCTATCTTCGTTTGTTGTGGCTACTTTACCACTTCTCAGTAACATGCAACGAAGTTATAAAGAGAGATATCAAAATGAAGAACTAATAAAGATTTTCAAAAagaaaattattttaaaacaCTAACACTGTCCTACCGGGTGTGCCAATTTATTTTCCGTGAAAATTGTATTTGGAAAATGATGAACACTTCAACAGTATTCATGTATGAAGATTGTTCGTTTAATGGGTTTTAAAGAGATAAATTGCGGAATGTAAAGTAAAGTATAATAAATGCgcttgaaaaatgacttgcaATGGAAGATAAATTCTAGAAAAAAGTATAAATAAACTTTAATTGATACGTAAGAAATGGTGTTATCAAACGTACATTCTCAATGATACTCTTTTCTCAATACGCGAGATACTTTGAGTAATTCTGAGTATTTGTACAGAAATTGAACACCCCGAaatcctaacactaagaccccTATATATACTAAGTCGAAATAACTGATGTCAATGGCTTTTCTTCCAGGTAATGACACGTTGCACTCGGCATGTCTTCAATTCATCATAACGTTCAACGCGTCTTTTCTTTAAAACTGGATAAGAACGAAATACAGTTATCCCTTTTTCATTCAAATTCAAACATATGTGTCGAACTCAACCTTAAAGTTGCCTCAGACGAATTACCATTCTAAACTTAGAAGTATTTTTAAGTCTCATAGCAATTCCCTCTTATAGAAGGATCACTTTGACTGACTTTCTCATACAATGTTCTTTATGTCAAAGTCCAAAATGTCTTAAAAAGTATTCTCTCTTCTTCGCTCATTGAGTCCAGCCTGACGTCGAAACTTCCAGCTAACAGGGAataaaactttaaaaaaaaataggataatcaaaatttcaattaatttttttaaaatgttATTGATTAATACTACCTATTTTAAATCCGTATTAAACATAATGTTTTCTTTAAATTATGTATCTCGTCGATATCAATCTGTTTAAAACCTAcaaaattttattattataaattttTAATAGACTAAGTTGAAAAAACATTTATTGGATTCAAAATCAAATgttattgttttaaacaaatatgattttatttattattttatgcACATTattctatatttatacttatacatttccatgttttagtttggttatttttcccttttaatgtgtttttataatttatcttatttttacacttatttgtttttcgcagtttattttcagcattagcagtctgcacgaataaattcataacaggagctaggagtatcggatcgaggcgtgctatcagttgttggaaagataagagaaagagctacaacttttatgttggagcCAAAAGCTGATTCGGAGTGAAGACGTCTCAATTAATTCGTTGAAGTTTTGTAttttaggaaatattttcttttgggccatttgttgggccgaatttaggtttttCGGCCCAGTTTGAATTATTAGTGAAATCCTTATTCTGTTTATAAGGACATCCGCGGTACTGTAGCAAATACACATTATTCACGttaactttttgcttttgtgcgatcatgaagaggaactaatctcgtagagtcaatctgctgtaaccgaatttccaagactttgagatttttattctatcaatttaattttgttctctttcaattctattctataaaattgcatttgcttaatctgtattttgtggaatggttttgattaaattcgtatgattgcattcctaactattaatctccgttttcgtcgctttgtcgttaaattgcgtttgtaaatcgtgtttgcttaattcacgattgtatttatccgtttgcttaattcgaaatataggaatataaatctaTCATATATCTATTGTGcttgtcaatcgaatttgaatcgaatagagatcgaagccgcttagggaattggtaggtaaaaaccagtgattagccggaaaccgaaaacagtagattgatttattttataatcgcttattttaatcattttttttgctttgttttttaAATCGACCACGAAAACATAAACCCCCCTTAAATAAATTCcattaggttaagaataatacaagaatccttgcgatacgatactcaagttgtcgcttccgctaaactatagttttctaattactcgttttgacTCGTGCGCGAtagcggatcaaattggcgttGTTGTCAGGGATTCTTGTAaattttaaccattattatagtctagctattattatagtcataggtgttgtgttttagcatttttttgccctaactttcttgcGTTTTGGTCTTTTTGCGTTTTAGGATTAAAAAAATCTGTTTTTTTAGGAAATTATCTAAATTATTCCGATTCTTTGTCGGTTAATTAGGAAAAAACCAAGGATCAAAAACCTCTATTTAGGGACTAAATAATGGAAGTCGTTCTAAAAAtccgaaattccttatttttctattttttatgattttttttctattttgatagTTTCAAAAAATtccgaaaaaattctcaaaaattttaattgacgttattagattaatttttttgtttttgtattttttccCTTTTGTTTCAATAGTTATTTACGTATTTCAATTGTTTGttcttaatagggacattgtcggtattttcctatttgttgctgcattgctgaattagttatgtgttttctcattgtttgttgatttttttttatattgagtttaatatggctgaccaaagaactctgagagaacttaCTGCTCCTGATAGGAATTACAATGGTTTATGTATTGAATATGCTGATGTTACTATTCCTTTTGagttgaaatctggtttaatacacttgttgccaaggtttaatggtcttgcaggtgaggatccgtATAAGCATCTTAAGGAATTTCAGGTTGTTTTCTCTACACCATTGAGACCTCAAGGAATTACTGAAGATCATGTAAATCTTAGAGCATTTCCATTCTCACTACAAGGTGCTGCAAAagattggttatattatcttgagccaaatATTACAAGTTGGAATAATATGAAGAAAATCTTCTTAGAAATATTTTTCCCTACTTCAAGAGCATCTTCAATCAAAAAagaaatatgtggtattagacaggttgacatggaatcattggctggatattgggagagattcaaacaGTTAGTGTCGAGTTGTCCTCACCACTAGATTTCTGAATAATTACTAATACAATACTTTTATGAGGGATTGCTACCAATGGAAAGAAACATTTTAGATGCTGCTAAtggtggagcacttgttgataagactccagctgctgccaaatccttgattgagaaGATGTCACTTAAATCCCAACAGTTCACAATAAGGGATAATTTtgtggtccaagcaaaaggtgtgaatgagattcaggtttgttcttccaacaaagctctagaaaccagaattgatgaacttacctctttagtgaaacaattgatgctaTCCATTCCACCACCTCCACCATATAAACATCCACAAGTAACCACATcttcaccttctgaaccttcactagaggaacttgtcaagcaaatggttgtAAATAGTATCCAATTTCAGCAACGAATAAattctagtattcagactttgcaaacaTAAATTGGACAACTTGTCACTTCAATGAATGTcatgcagcaagctcaaggatcgAACTAATTACCTGCCCAAACAGTAGTGAATCCAAAAATCCTcaatgtgagtgcaatttccttgagatccgaaaaagttgtagaaccagccccagaaaaaaataaaaaacattgttagtgtaacacctgaaaataaacctgaaccttctattgttgttgaggttgaaaaaaagtatgtatcaccaatccctttcccacaaggagtactgaaaaataagaagattgacgaggaagagcattctgttttccaaatagagttgctttctgaagttgttgatgaagcttattctgatttgttttcagctgattttcaaactttatctggttttgatgatatttactcatgtgatgattgtactaacactaacctttgtgttgtttgtgctgagattgataCTGCCTTGTAGGGTGACagtgtaaatgaagttgtttatgtagctgaagctcttgacattctggctaccccaaacataccatccattgaacaaccacattctgtagagcctaaaccacttcccaaggattcatattattcatcaaagcttcaacttaagcagaaacataagaagggaattgggtggaccttggctgacactcgtgatattagccattccatatgtatgcataggatctcacttaaaaatgaaataaaagtagtgaggcagccccgtaatcctttgattcttgatattgtgaaaaaggagatcactttcacgcgcccattcaacacttttacttatcaaagattcttctttgatcctggaatacaaggcgaatgcactaatcaaaatttcaagatcaatggatactacccaaagctactacatgagaacccgactttggaagaagagactgtagaagaactctctttggggaaggctgcttatgcaatcacttatccgccttgactcctcgggtgtgttctttcctttctctcactcttattttatatttatgctctttcattgaggGTAATGtttattttaagtgtgggggagggaaatCATTTATTTCGTTTGTTTTCCTTGTTTTTGttagtgttttgtttgttttcagtcataaaaaaataaaaaaatgcatcttcttgaaagttttaggctatagactgactaatttgagattagtttgcggagacttgggaaaaattcacaagatcggtattgtcttaacaccgtaagtctcctgcatatggaaattgattcgaatcttattatgttttagccttaaactctcattctctgacagctcttgagtagtttatttcagcagtcagcaccatctcacacacactctacgcagggaagccgatgaatataagtgagtgttccgaaaaagaaaaaaaacgagaaagaaaagggaatgcaccttctaagtttggtgaccctcacccggtcacttaacccaacggatgtagaaccttcaaaaaaattgaaaataagactcgttgtcagttggttcaggggtttctggtgctgaacttggtagggcgaatTATGGTCCcatcccccgcaactacaactgagtaaacaaagggttatgccacgtaagtactagaatctcgtgcaaaaaggatcagagtcactaatcggtcgccttgctatgggtgtgtggagataacgggcttaatgtgattgcgcctgaatgaaaaagagcaaaaagaaggatgagtaagttagactttaacataataacatgattcgagttgatttgtgtattcaggaggtttatgactgcacaattgtggattagtgttcctacgatatccttagtgtgcaaaATTAGTACCTATTgatgcaaacttaaccgaagaagacttgtagtctaggatgagtaactaatgatgtgtttgtgttttctttgttttattttaaattttgctcggagtgcaaaagttcaagtgtgggggaatttgatcagtgcattttgatgcacattcttctatatttatacttatgcatttccatgttatagtttggttatttttcccttttaatgtgtttttataatttatcttatttttacacttatttgtttttcgcagtttattttcagcattcgcaatctgcacgaataaattcataactggagctaggagtatcggatcaaggcgtgctaccagtcgttggaaagctaagagaaagagctacaatTTTTATGTTGAAGCCAAAAGCTGATTCGGAGTGAAGACTTCTCAATTAATTCGTTGAAGTTTTGAactttaggaaatattttctttttggccatttgttgggccgaatttaggtttttCGGCCCAGTTTGAATTATTAGTGAAACCCTTATTATGTTTAAAAGGGCAGCCACTGTACTGTAGCAAATACACATTATTCACGttaactttttgcttttgtgtGATCATGAAAAAGAACTAATCTCGTAGAGTCAATCTGCTataaccgaatttccaaggctttgaggtttttattctatcaatttaattttgttctctttcaattctattctataAAATTGCATTTGCTTAGTCTGTATTTTGTGGAATgattttgattaaattcgtatgattgcattcctaactattaatcgccgttttcgtcgctttgtcgttaaattgcgtttgtaaatcgtgtttgcttaattcacgattgtatttatccgtttgcttaattcggaatataggaatataaatctatcatatatctattgcgcttgtcaatcgaatttgaatcgaatagagatcgaagccgcttagggaattggtaggtaaaaaccaatgattagccggaaaccaaaaatagtagattgacttattttataatcgcttatttaaatcattttttttgctttgttttctaaatcgaccactaaaacataaaccccccTTAAATCGATTCCATTAGGTTAAAAATAATACAAAaatccttgcgatacgatactgAAGTTGTCGCTTCCACTAAACTATAGTTttctaattactcgttttgatccgctagttttctaattactcgttttgacccgtgCGCGACAGCGGATCAGTCTCGTCAATATCAATATGTTTAAAACCTACaaaaatttattattataaattttTAATAGACTAAGTTGAAAAAACTTTTATTGGATTCAAAATCAAATGTTACTGTTTTAAACAAATAtgattttatttattattttataattttatcaactataaatattttattaattatatatatatatttatatatatatatatatatatatatatatatatatatatatatatatatatatatatatatatatatatatatatatatatatatatatatcataaaTTATTTTTGCTATTTTATTAACTAATAATTTATAAAATTTAACCAATTATTTTAGATAAACTTAAGTAGGTATGTCACTTTgtaatatataaatatattttatgGTTAATGAAATAGTAAAATTTATAGATAATTTAATAGTATAATCATGTAGgttacaaaaatatttttcaatatttaaaaaaatatatttttaatttaaaaacaaaataaaaagataaaaacCGAAATTATTTATCCTATTTATAAAATTATCAACATTAATTGTCTCATTTTGTGTTTCAATAAACGTTATTGGCATAGATAGATAGTTGGAGATTTGTATCTCCTTATTAAGAAATTAAGATGTACATGTTGGAGTTGTTGATAGAGAAGAGGAGAAATCAAGAAAGATTAGTCAACTTTGCATTTATTGCCACTTGTTCCACCAGCATCACAATAATTGATTATTGTTATTTGAGATATGCaatattttttaagaaaaaaaagaATTAATATATAAAATACTCATGACAGCACAAGATATGCTGGGCAAGAGCTACAAAGATACACAGATTTAACTGTCACTCCAAAAACCCCTTACAACTGAGAGAATAATAACATTTATACCCTCTTTTATTAGGAAGATAACTCATAGATATGTCTAAAGGCACGCGAATCCAAGTATTGCTTATGGACATAAACTTAGAAATTTGCTTACTATAAAACTTAAGTATGATAAACTTAGAAAGTTGTTGATTTTAAGGGGACAGACTTTATTTATTAGTAAAAAAGAGTAGAAACTTTGTAGTAAATGAGTTGCTGAAACCAAGACTGGTGCACATTCTTCCATTCAGATGCTACAAATATAATCAAGTTGTTGTTGAAAGATGCTGATGAAATTAGCCATTTGAGACCTCTCAAGAGCCAAACCAACCTCAATTCCACCTTCACCATCTCTACCATCAGAAAGAGAGATCGAACCAGTTGAATCAAGATGTACTGCATCAGATTTCAAAGGCTTCCCCCAACCAAAATCAGTCTCATAAACAGCATGTTTAGGTGATCCTGCAACCACTATAACAGACTTACCAGGTTTCGATAATTCCCTGTAATTGGACATCACCATTTCAGCTCCTAATAAAGCATTACTCTTAAAATCTCTTATCTTGTTTTCAATACCATTTGCAGCCA containing:
- the LOC127082302 gene encoding uncharacterized protein LOC127082302 translates to MVNRHQNADEVVQQIRRDDMAANNNLETMVERIMMRNGVDVGLHRPNYTSPLSEYVLQSESSARWKVPKFTQFSGDTSESTIEHMARYLIEAWEIANNENLRIKYFPSSLTRNAFTWFTILPVNSIDTCTRLERLFHKQFNMGQLKISLKELASIKRKFIDSIDEYLNRFHFLK